One Methanomassiliicoccales archaeon genomic region harbors:
- a CDS encoding HesA/MoeB/ThiF family protein: MNSQCQNLSETDRTRYLRQMAIEGFGESGQCSLKRSTVTIMGVGGLGSPAAMYLAAAGVGKIILVDFQSPDLSNLNRQVLHWEGDVKDGTKKAVSAANKLREMNSEIEIIPKAAKIGIDGIRGIVEDSVVILDCLDNFDARKLLNAHCISEDVPFVHAAVEGFSGQLTVIIPGQTPCLECLFPTPPAKKPIIPIIGYTAGVFGCLEAAEAVKLITGVGVPLTNRLLACDLSVNYWETIEVERNKRCPVCCGH; this comes from the coding sequence ATGAATTCACAATGCCAGAACCTGAGCGAAACCGATCGGACCCGTTACCTCAGACAGATGGCGATCGAAGGTTTTGGGGAGTCCGGTCAATGTTCTTTGAAGAGATCAACGGTCACCATCATGGGAGTGGGAGGACTGGGGTCTCCCGCCGCCATGTATCTTGCGGCGGCTGGTGTGGGCAAGATTATCCTGGTCGATTTTCAGTCACCAGATCTGTCCAATCTCAATCGGCAGGTCTTGCATTGGGAGGGCGACGTTAAGGATGGAACAAAGAAAGCGGTTTCGGCGGCCAACAAGCTTCGGGAGATGAACTCTGAGATAGAGATAATCCCCAAGGCGGCGAAGATCGGCATCGATGGGATCCGCGGAATCGTGGAAGATAGCGTGGTGATCTTGGACTGTCTGGACAACTTCGATGCCCGGAAGTTGCTCAACGCCCACTGCATCTCGGAAGATGTTCCGTTCGTCCACGCGGCGGTCGAAGGGTTCTCGGGGCAGCTCACGGTGATCATACCGGGCCAGACCCCCTGTCTTGAATGTCTCTTTCCAACTCCCCCTGCCAAGAAACCCATCATTCCGATCATCGGTTATACCGCCGGGGTGTTCGGTTGCCTGGAGGCTGCTGAGGCGGTCAAGCTGATCACGGGAGTGGGCGTTCCGTTGACCAATAGGTTGTTGGCATGCGATCTCTCCGTCAACTACTGGGAGACCATCGAGGTGGAACGTAACAAAAGATGCCCCGTTTGCTGCGGGCACTGA